A region of Hydrogenimonas cancrithermarum DNA encodes the following proteins:
- the csx2 gene encoding TIGR02221 family CRISPR-associated protein: MTKVLISLLGTGKQAKGDFSKNEYLTTDYVVKGKTYPQKKFSAAALIEHFGIERVHFVGTASSMWDALAERFGDDDEYTLELIEKKEKEAITQKDLGNLEAMIDATLESSGSRCHIVQEGENDEELWTIAEKFISIMKSLHPSDEVYLDITHLFRSVAVMSVVMAELGKVLHDLRFVGIYYAMLKHGEPSTIVDLTLFFELLDWARAIRSLKHYGNAYEILDLVERTEESKEIKNTFADFANALGMSNMAALQRSVKVLKGKLALFEQSSHRLVPFVAKELRDFVEYFHIEDLAVFQFELARWYAENRNYAMAYITLAEAAVTALCEREGIDPVGKENRERAKALFYEMGDWKTSDKSSQKIAKTFHMVNAIRNGIAHKLPPEAMKKNSSPKDSVANIANYIDTLSKLLKK, translated from the coding sequence ATGACAAAAGTTCTTATCAGTCTTCTGGGCACAGGCAAACAGGCGAAAGGGGATTTTTCGAAAAACGAATACCTGACCACCGACTATGTCGTTAAAGGAAAAACGTACCCCCAAAAGAAATTCTCTGCCGCCGCGCTGATAGAGCACTTCGGGATCGAGCGCGTCCATTTCGTAGGCACCGCCTCATCCATGTGGGATGCATTGGCGGAGAGGTTCGGTGACGACGATGAATACACTCTCGAATTGATAGAGAAAAAAGAGAAAGAGGCCATCACACAAAAGGATCTCGGAAATCTCGAAGCGATGATAGACGCCACGTTGGAGTCGTCCGGCTCACGCTGTCATATCGTGCAGGAGGGTGAAAACGACGAAGAGCTCTGGACGATCGCCGAGAAATTCATTTCGATTATGAAGTCGCTCCATCCCAGCGATGAAGTCTATCTCGATATCACCCACCTGTTCCGCTCCGTCGCCGTAATGAGTGTGGTAATGGCGGAGCTTGGGAAAGTGCTCCATGATCTGCGATTCGTCGGTATCTATTACGCGATGCTCAAACATGGAGAGCCTTCGACGATCGTTGATTTGACGCTCTTTTTCGAACTGCTCGACTGGGCGCGGGCGATTCGATCGCTCAAACACTACGGCAACGCCTACGAAATTCTCGATCTCGTAGAACGAACCGAAGAGTCCAAAGAAATCAAAAACACTTTTGCCGATTTCGCCAATGCATTGGGCATGTCGAACATGGCGGCTCTGCAAAGAAGCGTCAAGGTCCTAAAAGGCAAACTGGCACTCTTTGAACAAAGCAGCCACCGACTGGTACCATTTGTGGCGAAAGAGCTGCGAGATTTCGTCGAATACTTCCACATAGAAGACTTGGCGGTTTTTCAGTTCGAACTGGCACGTTGGTATGCCGAAAACCGAAACTATGCGATGGCCTATATCACGCTTGCGGAAGCGGCCGTGACGGCACTTTGTGAACGGGAAGGGATCGATCCGGTGGGAAAGGAAAACCGCGAAAGAGCGAAAGCTTTATTCTACGAAATGGGAGACTGGAAAACAAGCGACAAGTCGAGCCAAAAAATCGCAAAAACTTTTCACATGGTCAATGCTATTCGCAACGGCATCGCCCATAAACTTCCTCCCGAAGCGATGAAGAAAAACTCCTCTCCCAAAGACAGCGTGGCAAATATCGCAAACTATATTGATACTTTGTCGAAACTATTGAAAAAATGA